A window from Victivallis lenta encodes these proteins:
- a CDS encoding discoidin domain-containing protein: MKFQFSILLPLLTAMTFCAAAEVRPFNRLSRTFSGSVEGDGGSIAGNVQGWSYENKPVPFTLTDKRAMPVTTLTPQTAQLGNRNPITPFRYKRSAEISDSFSGIAVGTGEILCTSTRDTPGYRWSVAYLNDGDRLKDKINTCFSSKLYLNETPEEPPWVQIRFRKPCMISRIVMARRIDGGGGFPLDFSIRISRDGTNWQTILKKQGYVPEKLNEFTVSPVEAGYIRVVATKLRKESDKVHYFQLQELEVYDRDGINQALAANGGKASSSGSAANDYFQYDYFFDSIFEAGVKHVLTSLPAWPYYGNFLAGGNRHLPEELIANLKYLNDNGVKVQIRLDPSPLYNGVKKGDIDRAIADWAGYNGWFAAQIKDHASSWVIGNELNFHTAFTPDIILRTIRETIRAIREAGYRGPVAVNSALIDFEWTEKILGAGVGNVIDTFNLHIYKEQPRWIIMPEMAGTFMVNGERHWPSEQPYSDFGEEFSAFRELVKKFNPDINFQVTEASVNACEIQKGASGPFSGTYGVSEQAQAKFLIRLYLYNQMLDLGPTFWWVLEPFILQTPWGLIDELGRRRPAWYGLRNFSSVFDTSLRQLKNPERIVSVEGNAPDLFCAVFEKSTGEWLVPLWCAVPMCDENRGEVIHLTFDGIALKEAEAYDLLSGTKQRLNFSNGSAGAKIGDFIIRDYPVVLKLRRK, from the coding sequence ATGAAATTTCAATTTTCGATATTGCTGCCGCTTCTGACCGCGATGACATTCTGTGCGGCGGCGGAGGTGAGGCCGTTCAACCGCCTGTCCCGAACGTTTTCCGGCAGTGTGGAAGGGGACGGCGGTTCGATTGCCGGTAATGTGCAGGGCTGGTCCTATGAAAACAAGCCTGTGCCGTTTACGTTAACCGATAAACGGGCAATGCCGGTTACGACGCTGACGCCGCAGACGGCCCAGCTTGGAAACCGCAATCCGATTACGCCGTTCCGGTATAAGCGCTCCGCGGAAATCAGCGATTCTTTCAGCGGTATTGCCGTCGGCACCGGGGAAATTCTGTGCACCTCCACACGCGACACTCCCGGCTATCGCTGGAGTGTCGCCTACCTGAATGACGGCGACAGGCTGAAGGATAAGATCAACACCTGTTTTTCTTCGAAACTCTATCTGAATGAAACTCCGGAGGAACCGCCGTGGGTGCAGATCCGGTTTCGAAAACCGTGCATGATCAGCAGAATCGTCATGGCGAGACGAATCGACGGCGGCGGCGGATTTCCTCTTGATTTTTCCATTCGGATCAGCCGGGATGGGACGAACTGGCAGACCATCCTGAAAAAACAGGGATATGTTCCGGAAAAGTTGAATGAGTTTACGGTTTCTCCCGTCGAAGCCGGTTATATCAGAGTTGTAGCGACGAAACTGCGCAAAGAGAGCGACAAGGTTCACTATTTTCAGCTGCAGGAGCTTGAGGTTTACGACCGGGACGGGATCAACCAGGCACTGGCCGCCAACGGGGGAAAAGCAAGTTCAAGCGGTTCGGCCGCCAACGATTATTTTCAATACGACTATTTTTTCGACAGCATTTTTGAGGCCGGCGTCAAACACGTTCTCACCTCTCTGCCTGCCTGGCCTTATTATGGAAACTTTCTTGCCGGAGGGAACCGGCATCTTCCCGAAGAGCTGATTGCCAATCTGAAATATCTGAACGACAACGGAGTGAAGGTCCAGATCAGGCTTGACCCTTCGCCGCTGTACAACGGAGTGAAGAAGGGCGATATCGATCGCGCCATCGCCGACTGGGCCGGCTACAACGGCTGGTTTGCTGCCCAGATAAAAGACCATGCGAGCAGTTGGGTCATCGGCAACGAGCTTAATTTCCATACGGCCTTCACGCCCGATATCATCCTGCGGACGATTCGTGAGACGATTCGCGCGATTCGGGAAGCCGGCTACAGAGGACCTGTTGCCGTCAATTCGGCATTGATTGATTTCGAATGGACCGAAAAGATTCTCGGAGCCGGTGTCGGCAATGTGATCGATACGTTCAATTTGCATATTTACAAAGAACAGCCGCGATGGATCATCATGCCGGAAATGGCAGGAACATTCATGGTGAACGGGGAACGCCACTGGCCTTCCGAACAGCCGTATTCTGACTTCGGCGAAGAGTTTTCGGCATTTCGTGAACTGGTGAAGAAATTCAATCCTGATATCAATTTTCAGGTGACGGAGGCGAGCGTCAACGCCTGTGAAATTCAAAAGGGCGCAAGCGGTCCGTTCTCCGGCACATACGGGGTTTCCGAGCAAGCTCAGGCGAAATTCCTGATTCGGCTGTATCTCTACAACCAGATGCTCGATCTCGGGCCGACCTTCTGGTGGGTGCTGGAGCCGTTCATCCTCCAGACTCCGTGGGGATTGATCGACGAGCTTGGCCGGAGGAGGCCTGCGTGGTACGGGCTGCGAAATTTTTCAAGTGTTTTCGATACTTCGCTCAGACAATTGAAAAATCCCGAAAGAATCGTTTCCGTCGAAGGGAATGCTCCTGATCTTTTCTGTGCCGTTTTCGAGAAGAGTACTGGCGAATGGCTTGTCCCGCTGTGGTGCGCCGTACCGATGTGCGATGAGAACAGGGGCGAGGTTATCCATTTGACGTTTGACGGAATCGCGCTGAAGGAGGCGGAGGCTTACGATCTGCTTTCCGGTACGAAACAGCGGCTGAACTTCAGCAACGGCAGTGCGGGAGCGAAGATCGGCGATTTCATCATTCGCGATTACCCGGTCGTTTTGAAACTGCGGAGAAAATAA
- a CDS encoding type II secretion system protein yields MTDRTRKLHIPGIMRKPFTLIELLVVIAIVAILASMLLPALNQARSKARDTQCISNLKQLGVFMLMYSEINKGSMPKADGNIGPAGYHGKWQDMMMLFYMPGVALTDSCSFERIDGNVRTPRRIFSCPSGESSYDASKRSSPYGINAHIAERSPTPLAKIRTPAGRAMIFDIDRVGAGYDGKAHARQEGFGHSYNESYGWLLQGEEARMRHMNSRGANITFVDGHVQGMRYEEIPESQYDPRLTGFAFWCD; encoded by the coding sequence ATGACAGACCGTACACGGAAACTTCACATACCCGGTATTATGCGCAAACCGTTCACTCTGATCGAACTGCTGGTGGTTATCGCGATTGTCGCGATTCTGGCCTCCATGCTGCTTCCGGCGCTCAATCAGGCGAGGAGCAAGGCCCGGGATACCCAATGCATTTCCAATTTGAAACAGCTTGGCGTGTTTATGTTGATGTATTCGGAAATCAACAAAGGCTCCATGCCGAAAGCGGATGGAAATATCGGTCCGGCCGGTTATCACGGCAAATGGCAGGATATGATGATGCTGTTCTACATGCCGGGCGTTGCATTGACGGATTCATGCAGCTTCGAGAGAATCGACGGCAATGTGAGGACTCCCCGCAGGATTTTTTCCTGTCCCTCCGGAGAATCTTCTTACGATGCGAGCAAAAGGAGCAGTCCCTACGGGATCAATGCCCATATCGCCGAACGTTCTCCCACACCGTTGGCGAAGATCAGGACTCCGGCGGGGAGGGCGATGATCTTCGACATCGACCGGGTCGGTGCGGGATATGACGGCAAGGCGCATGCCAGACAGGAAGGTTTCGGCCACTCCTACAATGAAAGTTACGGGTGGCTTCTTCAGGGGGAGGAGGCTCGGATGCGGCACATGAACAGCCGCGGAGCGAATATCACTTTTGTGGATGGGCACGTACAGGGAATGCGCTATGAGGAGATTCCTGAATCCCAATATGATCCGAGGCTGACCGGCTTTGCCTTCTGGTGCGATTGA
- a CDS encoding LacI family DNA-binding transcriptional regulator produces the protein MPKPRVTMQNIADKLGLSLKAVSDGINGTGHLSQPTRERILAAVRETGYRRNSAARSLASRSSQLLGVLMPYADSSFFGSIVAGIERRVLNSDFMLLQGNIRGGSNILRDHIRRFAERDVEGVIVYPNQTVKEVADDLLALDVPIVQVMEPYAKLGTAVVMINNEESGRQAARYLRELGHTRIGLLTHKRTTWALDSRCRGFLEELNYEIPEEECLLSIADSYIAAQRLLAAHPELTAIFATSDFAALGVLQAGLEMGRRIPDELAVIGFDNLDIAAHQLLYPLTTFAQPKEEIGEIAGEMLLSRLRGEPISQRILEAPLIIRTSTQRSPMTENHLTKEGGKDDVERIVGNIFQTTGEMALE, from the coding sequence ATGCCGAAACCTCGAGTTACAATGCAGAACATCGCCGATAAGCTCGGCTTGTCACTGAAAGCCGTTTCAGATGGAATCAATGGTACCGGACATCTTTCACAACCAACCCGGGAACGAATCCTTGCGGCAGTGCGGGAAACCGGTTATCGTCGCAATTCTGCGGCCCGGTCACTCGCCAGTCGTTCCAGTCAATTGCTCGGCGTATTGATGCCATATGCTGACAGCAGCTTCTTCGGCAGCATCGTTGCCGGTATCGAACGTCGGGTTCTCAATAGTGATTTCATGCTGCTTCAGGGAAACATCCGCGGCGGCAGCAATATTTTGCGTGATCATATTCGCCGTTTTGCAGAACGTGATGTTGAAGGAGTTATTGTTTATCCCAATCAGACTGTCAAGGAAGTTGCGGATGACCTGCTGGCATTGGATGTGCCGATTGTACAGGTTATGGAGCCATATGCGAAGCTGGGGACTGCAGTGGTCATGATAAATAATGAAGAGTCAGGTCGCCAGGCTGCCCGATATCTGCGGGAACTGGGACATACGCGAATTGGTCTGCTCACTCACAAACGAACTACTTGGGCGCTCGATTCTCGTTGCAGAGGTTTTTTAGAGGAACTGAATTATGAGATTCCGGAAGAGGAGTGCCTGTTGAGTATTGCAGACAGTTATATCGCTGCGCAGAGGCTGTTGGCAGCTCATCCGGAGTTAACCGCAATTTTCGCGACCAGTGATTTTGCAGCACTCGGCGTTCTGCAGGCCGGACTGGAAATGGGGCGCCGAATTCCCGATGAATTGGCCGTCATCGGTTTTGACAATCTTGATATTGCTGCCCACCAGCTTCTATATCCGTTGACCACGTTTGCTCAGCCGAAAGAGGAAATTGGCGAAATTGCGGGCGAAATGTTGCTCAGCCGGCTCCGTGGAGAGCCGATTTCCCAGAGAATACTTGAAGCTCCGTTGATTATCCGCACCAGCACACAACGTTCCCCGATGACAGAGAACCATCTGACGAAAGAAGGTGGGAAGGATGATGTTGAACGTATCGTTGGCAACATCTTTCAGACAACAGGAGAAATGGCACTCGAATAA
- a CDS encoding helix-turn-helix domain-containing protein produces the protein MTSFLTNDLARYLPRHAIPLYVEEVASGAHPALKFHGHTFMELVLVLSGRGNHLVRMNRKSEPSGEDEVSAGECTAEIHAGDVLLIHPGISHCYDQTETLGLVNLVYDPHKLALPYLDGELMPLFDRLLTPRHSIAPELVAQPLLRLSMAESAALAGKISQLAEELNSNRPGRNFCSMAIFMEIIVALCRSAVAVKESVIPEFLIGDAIRYMHDHLEEPIEIRDLLKVVNMSRRSFFRRFRNATGCTPREYLKELRFSHAIKLLCNTDLSIMEIALKSGFCDGNYICRLFQERLGTTPRSFRNINRSIKPK, from the coding sequence ATGACGAGCTTTCTGACCAATGATCTGGCACGGTACCTGCCGCGTCATGCAATTCCGCTCTATGTGGAGGAGGTTGCCAGTGGAGCTCATCCGGCACTGAAGTTTCACGGTCATACCTTCATGGAGCTTGTTTTAGTCCTGAGTGGCCGTGGAAATCATCTGGTTCGTATGAATCGGAAGAGTGAGCCATCGGGAGAGGATGAGGTATCTGCCGGAGAATGTACGGCAGAAATTCATGCGGGGGATGTACTTCTGATTCATCCGGGAATTTCCCACTGTTACGACCAAACAGAAACTCTCGGTTTAGTCAACCTTGTCTACGATCCCCATAAGCTGGCGTTACCGTATCTGGATGGAGAGCTGATGCCGCTCTTTGACCGGTTGTTGACACCGCGACATTCTATCGCACCGGAGCTGGTGGCACAGCCGTTGTTGCGCCTCAGCATGGCAGAGAGTGCTGCGTTGGCCGGCAAAATCAGTCAATTGGCAGAAGAACTGAACTCGAATCGTCCCGGCCGGAACTTTTGCAGTATGGCAATATTCATGGAGATTATTGTGGCACTTTGCCGTTCGGCAGTGGCTGTGAAGGAATCGGTTATTCCGGAATTTTTGATTGGAGATGCGATCCGTTACATGCACGACCATTTGGAAGAACCGATTGAAATCAGGGATCTGTTGAAAGTCGTCAACATGTCGAGACGAAGTTTTTTTCGCCGTTTCCGCAATGCAACCGGCTGTACTCCTCGAGAATATCTCAAGGAGCTTCGATTTTCCCACGCAATCAAGTTGCTGTGCAACACGGATCTTTCCATTATGGAAATTGCCCTCAAAAGCGGTTTCTGTGATGGAAACTATATCTGCCGGTTATTTCAGGAACGGCTTGGTACGACGCCACGCAGTTTCCGGAATATTAATCGTTCGATAAAACCAAAATAA
- a CDS encoding family 78 glycoside hydrolase catalytic domain, with protein sequence MKGAVSTVIRISGDDYYKLYINGVRVGQGPAAGYPFHYFYNEIDISRFVHAGVNTLAVHSYYQGLINRVWVSGDRRHGVIFDLLADGELIACSDESVRCREHSGFVSAGITGYQTQFLECYDAAAPEVGFERPEFDDSGWECACIHRHADYRLFRQPSEQLTIEEIRPEKIEKCGASWRIDFGGIFVGSLRFRASGDRGLEVVMYFAQELEPDGSLRWKLRANCAYKESFLLSGAEWDVLNQFDYKSFRYAELQCPAGCRIDPESIVLEARHYPFVLRAACNRNDEKSLAVWKLCVDSLRYGVQEVIQDCMEREKGYYLGDGCYSLLTFCLLTRDYTLMEKFFDDFLRTAFVNRGLMTCAACSFMQEIAEYPLIMFGLLLEYCHLSGNRDFVRERYAAFADILDFYRENYAEADGLLNRLDKWCVVEWPNNMRDNYDVDLTEGKVCDTKHNAINAYYIGAVKCLNKIARWLGLEPYADVAALQAAFVEAFYDRERKLFRDSVESGHISMPGNIYAAFYELFPDRAGVKNVIAMIREKRLSQSLLFVTFPLLAFLKKENEDELLRELLTDDQAWLNILAEGGTRTFEGWGRETKWNTSLFHLTLTFGAAFLTDWNVSDILSFSDVPHEKH encoded by the coding sequence ATGAAAGGAGCCGTTTCCACAGTTATCCGGATTTCAGGCGACGATTATTACAAGCTCTATATCAACGGTGTCCGAGTCGGGCAGGGGCCTGCGGCAGGATACCCTTTTCACTATTTTTACAATGAAATCGACATCTCCCGCTTTGTCCATGCCGGAGTCAATACACTGGCGGTACACTCCTATTATCAGGGACTCATCAATCGCGTATGGGTCAGCGGCGACCGCCGGCACGGAGTGATTTTCGATCTTCTGGCGGATGGAGAACTGATTGCGTGCTCGGATGAGAGCGTCCGCTGCCGGGAACACTCCGGCTTTGTCTCGGCCGGAATTACCGGATACCAGACCCAGTTTCTGGAATGCTACGATGCTGCGGCACCGGAGGTCGGATTCGAACGGCCTGAATTCGATGATTCCGGCTGGGAATGCGCCTGCATCCATCGCCATGCGGATTACCGCCTCTTCCGCCAGCCTTCGGAACAACTGACAATTGAGGAAATCCGTCCGGAAAAAATAGAAAAGTGCGGTGCGTCCTGGCGAATCGACTTCGGGGGGATCTTCGTCGGCTCTCTCCGCTTCCGGGCCTCCGGCGATCGCGGTCTTGAGGTCGTCATGTATTTTGCGCAGGAACTGGAGCCGGACGGTTCGCTCCGCTGGAAGTTGCGGGCCAACTGCGCTTATAAGGAGAGCTTCCTGCTTTCGGGGGCGGAATGGGATGTATTGAACCAGTTTGACTACAAATCATTTCGTTATGCCGAGCTGCAATGTCCTGCCGGTTGCCGGATTGATCCGGAGTCCATCGTGCTGGAGGCGCGGCACTATCCGTTTGTCCTGCGGGCAGCCTGCAACCGCAATGATGAAAAATCGCTGGCGGTCTGGAAGCTTTGCGTCGATTCGCTCCGCTATGGGGTGCAGGAGGTCATTCAAGACTGCATGGAGCGTGAAAAAGGCTACTACCTGGGAGACGGCTGTTACAGCCTGCTGACATTCTGCCTTCTGACCCGGGATTACACGCTGATGGAAAAGTTTTTCGATGATTTTCTGCGTACCGCTTTCGTGAACCGCGGGCTGATGACTTGCGCCGCCTGTTCCTTCATGCAGGAGATCGCCGAATATCCGCTGATCATGTTCGGCTTGCTGCTGGAGTACTGCCATCTCTCCGGGAATCGGGATTTCGTGCGGGAACGCTACGCCGCGTTTGCCGATATCCTTGATTTCTACCGTGAGAATTACGCGGAGGCTGACGGCTTATTGAATCGCCTCGACAAATGGTGCGTCGTCGAGTGGCCGAATAATATGCGCGACAATTACGATGTCGACCTGACCGAGGGCAAGGTGTGCGACACCAAACACAATGCGATCAACGCCTATTACATCGGCGCCGTCAAATGCCTGAATAAGATCGCCCGGTGGCTCGGACTTGAGCCGTATGCCGATGTTGCTGCATTGCAAGCAGCATTTGTGGAAGCGTTTTATGATCGGGAGCGAAAGCTTTTCCGTGACAGTGTGGAGTCCGGGCACATCAGTATGCCGGGAAACATTTATGCTGCGTTTTATGAATTATTCCCGGATCGTGCGGGAGTCAAAAACGTAATCGCGATGATACGTGAAAAACGGTTATCGCAAAGCCTGCTGTTTGTTACTTTTCCGCTTCTGGCGTTCCTGAAGAAAGAGAACGAGGATGAGCTTCTCCGGGAGCTGCTCACAGATGATCAGGCCTGGCTCAATATTCTTGCGGAGGGCGGTACGCGCACTTTCGAAGGATGGGGACGGGAGACGAAGTGGAATACATCGCTGTTTCATCTTACGCTGACATTCGGGGCGGCATTTCTGACCGACTGGAATGTCAGTGATATTCTGAGCTTCTCGGATGTTCCGCACGAAAAACACTGA